The following proteins are co-located in the Sphingomonas panacis genome:
- the moaC gene encoding cyclic pyranopterin monophosphate synthase MoaC, with amino-acid sequence MPDLTHLDETGAAHMVDVGGKAVTARQAIATGRITMSAAAADAIRHGTAVKGDVLAVARIAGIMAAKRTSDLIPLCHPLPLTRVAIDLAPDAEGVTVTATAATEGKTGVEMEALTAASVALLTIYDMAKAIDKAMVITGVRLLEKRGGKSGEWRAGAE; translated from the coding sequence ATGCCAGATCTGACTCACCTCGACGAAACCGGCGCCGCACACATGGTCGATGTCGGCGGCAAGGCCGTCACCGCGCGGCAGGCGATCGCCACCGGCCGCATCACCATGTCGGCCGCCGCCGCCGACGCGATCCGCCACGGCACCGCGGTCAAGGGCGATGTCCTCGCGGTCGCGCGCATCGCCGGCATCATGGCCGCCAAGCGCACCAGCGATCTTATCCCGCTCTGCCACCCGCTGCCGCTCACCCGCGTCGCGATTGATCTCGCGCCCGATGCGGAAGGCGTCACCGTCACCGCGACCGCCGCGACCGAGGGCAAGACCGGCGTCGAAATGGAAGCGCTCACCGCCGCCAGCGTCGCGCTGCTGACGATCTACGATATGGCCAAGGCGATCGACAAGGCGATGGTCATCACCGGCGTGCGGCTGCTGGAGAAACGTGGCGGCAAGTCGGGCGAGTGGCGGGCTGGGGCGGAGTAG
- a CDS encoding type II toxin-antitoxin system PemK/MazF family toxin, whose amino-acid sequence MKRGDLVTIALSGDFGKPRPALIIQSDQFAETGTVTVLLVSRTLVDAPLIRTTIEPTPANGLRARSQIMVDKAMSVKRDKIGATIGSLDAEAMLAVTRALAVFFAIA is encoded by the coding sequence GTGAAGCGGGGCGATCTCGTCACCATTGCGCTGTCGGGGGATTTCGGCAAACCGCGCCCGGCGCTCATCATCCAGTCCGATCAGTTCGCCGAAACCGGCACGGTGACGGTGTTGCTCGTCTCCAGAACGTTGGTGGACGCGCCGCTGATCCGCACGACGATCGAGCCGACGCCTGCCAATGGCCTGCGGGCGCGTTCGCAGATCATGGTGGACAAGGCGATGTCGGTGAAGCGCGATAAGATCGGCGCGACGATCGGCAGCCTCGATGCCGAGGCGATGCTGGCGGTGACGCGTGCGCTGGCGGTGTTCTTCGCGATTGCGTGA
- a CDS encoding antitoxin MazE family protein gives MPAPLNERVRKRRDALRAAGLRPIQIWVPDTRRAGFAEECRRQARIVAAADAADADLDAFLDAALADMDPAGEA, from the coding sequence ATGCCAGCACCTCTCAATGAACGGGTCCGCAAGCGCCGCGACGCACTGCGTGCCGCTGGTTTGCGCCCGATTCAGATTTGGGTGCCCGACACGCGACGCGCCGGCTTCGCCGAGGAATGCCGGCGGCAGGCACGCATCGTCGCGGCGGCCGATGCCGCCGACGCCGATCTGGACGCATTCCTAGACGCCGCGCTTGCCGATATGGACCCCGCAGGCGAAGCGTGA
- a CDS encoding DUF5677 domain-containing protein: MSRNKESRTTDIHKIIVTQLKAIPKQLFKTKITALIDQKVPNAPHGLALAFADHIIARVEKPFEFNSADERDITIEFTPAEIQNIEREIHSFVKTEVPSIITKIIDDSAQIILKSLKGDWRAQRDWQLATGGGFRERLEERWGAAFDILRMMYTISHEIGAIVEQRRRRSRAKRNLVLQDTIRHLHVRACQVVAEILCLMENGFADGAMARWRTLHEITIVAAVIAHFGEDLAVRYRAHEAVEAKRAMDRYQASHSTLGLAPLSKKEIAEVESAYAQALVLYGDRFGSEYGWAGFHLGLKKPRFIDLEQAAGKIEMRAYYGMASYNVHASPKGIAFRLGLLRELGSPTGLAGASNIGFVDPAQLSAFDITFVTGLILRSGNIDDMIQLKILILLRDNIMSKLERANRRIMREHRSLLKNKSV; encoded by the coding sequence ATGTCGCGTAACAAAGAATCACGAACCACAGATATTCACAAGATTATTGTAACGCAGTTGAAGGCTATACCTAAGCAATTGTTCAAGACTAAAATCACTGCGTTAATTGATCAGAAAGTACCTAACGCGCCCCACGGTCTAGCGCTGGCGTTTGCCGATCATATAATCGCAAGAGTCGAAAAACCATTTGAGTTTAATTCGGCGGACGAACGCGATATAACGATAGAGTTTACCCCGGCCGAAATCCAAAATATCGAACGTGAGATACACTCGTTTGTGAAGACCGAAGTTCCCTCGATCATCACCAAAATCATTGACGATTCAGCGCAGATTATTCTCAAGAGCCTTAAAGGCGATTGGCGAGCGCAGCGTGATTGGCAGTTGGCAACGGGCGGCGGCTTTCGTGAACGTCTTGAAGAGCGATGGGGTGCGGCGTTTGACATACTGAGAATGATGTACACCATCTCACACGAGATTGGTGCCATAGTGGAGCAGCGTCGACGGCGTTCCCGCGCCAAACGCAACCTCGTTCTTCAAGATACAATTAGGCATCTGCATGTTCGTGCCTGCCAAGTCGTAGCTGAAATCCTGTGCCTGATGGAGAACGGGTTCGCTGACGGTGCGATGGCGCGGTGGCGTACGTTGCACGAGATTACAATCGTGGCAGCGGTCATCGCGCATTTCGGTGAAGATTTGGCCGTACGATACCGAGCTCACGAAGCTGTCGAAGCGAAACGTGCGATGGACCGTTATCAGGCGAGTCATTCAACGTTGGGGCTAGCTCCTCTTTCAAAAAAAGAGATTGCAGAAGTCGAAAGCGCTTATGCTCAGGCGCTCGTTTTGTACGGCGACCGGTTTGGTTCCGAATACGGTTGGGCGGGCTTCCACCTTGGTCTGAAAAAGCCCCGTTTCATCGATCTCGAACAAGCCGCCGGTAAGATCGAAATGAGAGCCTACTATGGAATGGCAAGTTACAACGTGCATGCGAGTCCAAAGGGTATAGCGTTTCGCCTCGGCCTTTTGCGCGAACTTGGTTCACCGACTGGCCTTGCCGGAGCGAGTAATATCGGGTTCGTCGACCCGGCACAGCTTTCTGCATTCGATATAACTTTTGTAACTGGTCTCATACTAAGGTCTGGAAATATTGATGATATGATACAGCTCAAGATACTCATTTTGTTGCGAGATAATATTATGAGTAAATTGGAACGCGCGAACAGGCGCATCATGAGAGAGCACCGTTCGTTATTAAAAAATAAATCCGTATGA